One Pecten maximus unplaced genomic scaffold, xPecMax1.1, whole genome shotgun sequence genomic window carries:
- the LOC117318988 gene encoding uncharacterized protein F54H12.2-like — MSLVHQNSCECVQSELDLFDTPPTQTSVEDGYWHQIGTVTSVNDGGPYVFDVSGAGDDYLDLANTSLYVKAQILNNDSTNLTDENVAPVNLWLHSLFGDVSVCLTEKLVSSPNNMYPFRAYLETLLSYGPAAKESQLTSGMWYKDTAVQMDTAGNDNHGYIKRKLSTATSRSVEMMGRLHSDLFAQERYLVNNVNMKITLTRSKDVFCLMGEDKEFKVVIKDIYLNVRKVRLSPSVRLAHAKALEISPAKYPIRRIAMKVFSVPRGNHNFVKDNLFLGQMPKRLVIGCVDSDAYSGLITKNPFHFKDFDINFVVLNVDGKQVPTKPLQPNFTQKHYVRSYMGLFNTTGKTFRDEGNNISKDEYGTGFTLFGFDLTPDLSEVGTFHLIKKGNLSLEVHFGTALPNTINVVVYAEFDNIIEIDRNRQILFDYSA, encoded by the coding sequence ATGTCTTTAGTTCATCAGAACTCCTGTGAATGTGTCCAGTCAGAATTAGATTTATTCGATACACCACCCACTCAAACCAGTGTAGAAGATGGCTACTGGCATCAAATTGGAACGGTCACATCTGTCAATGATGGTGGCCCTTATGTCTTTGACGTATCAGGAGCTGGAGATGATTACTTGGATCTAGCAAATACTTCCCTCTACGTGAAAGCACAGATCCTCAATAATGATAGCACCAACCTTACCGATGAGAACGTTGCACCTGTTAATCTTTGGTTACATTCACTCTTCGGGGATGTCAGCGTCTGTCTCACTGAAAAACTAGTCTCGTCACCCAACAATATGTATCCATTCAGAGCTTACCTGGAAACGCTACTCAGCTATGGTCCTGCAGCCAAAGAATCTCAGTTGACCAGTGGAATGTGGTATAAGGATACAGCTGTGCAAATGGACACTGCAGGAAACGATAATCATGGCTACATCAAGAGGAAATTGTCAACAGCAACCAGTAGATCTGTGGAAATGATGGGAAGACTCCATTCTGACCTATTTGCCCAGGAAAGATATCTTGTCAATAATGTGAACATGAAAATAACGTTAACCAGAAGTAAAGATGTTTTCTGTTTGATGGGAGAAGACAAAGAATTCAAAGTTGTCATCAAGGACATCTATCTAAACGTGAGAAAAGTTAGACTGAGTCCATCGGTGAGACTGGCCCATGCAAAAGCCCTGGAAATATCACCTGCCAAATACCCAATCAGAAGAATTGCAATGAAAGTATTTTCTGTTCCAagaggaaatcacaattttgtaaAGGATAATCTGTTTCTAGGACAAATGCCTAAGAGATTGGTCATCGGATGTGTGGACAGTGATGCCTATAGTGGACTCATCACCAAGAatccttttcattttaaagattttgatattaattttgttgtccTGAACGTGGATGGCAAACAAGTCCCCACCAAGCCTTTGCAGCCAAATTTCACTCAGAAACATTACGTAAGAAGCTACATGGGTCTGTTTAACACTACCGGCAAAACGTTTCGTGACGAGGGTAATAACATCTCAAAGGATGAATATGGCACTGGTTTTACCTTGTTTGGATTTGATCTGACACCTGACCTTTCAGAAGTGGGCACATTTCATCTTATAAAAAAGGGAAACTTGTCTTTGGAAGTGCATTTCGGAACAGCCCTACCCAATACCATCAACGTTGTGGTGTATGCTGAATTTGACAATATCATAGAAATAGATCGTAACAGACAAATTCTTTTTGATTATAGTGCATGA